The following is a genomic window from Bacteroidales bacterium.
TCTGAATCTGCCTGGTGCTATATTGCAGGCAAGTAATCCTGCTTCAATCGGAATCGTTCCTGAACCGCACATTGGATCAGTAAGCGATGAAGATGCATTCCAACCCGATATGAGTAATATTCCGGCAGCCAAAACTTCGTTCAGAGGAGCAACAGCCTGTTCAACTCTGTATCCGCGTTTAAAAAGCGGAACAACAGATGAATCTATAGATACTGTTACCTGATCGTTGCTGATATGAAGATTAATCAGAATAACCGGATCATTGGTATCTACAGATGGTCTCCTGCCCGACTTGTTTCTGAAATAATCAGCAACCGAATCTTTGAGAAGAAGCCCCGCATATCCTGAATGGTCGAAATGTAGCGAATTGACAACAGGGACAACTGAAAATGTATCATCGGGTCCCATATATGAGTCCCAGTCAAGTTTCAGACTATTTTTATAAAGATCATCCTTTGACCTAATTCTGAAATCGCCAACCGGCATCAATACTGAAAGTGCAGTTCTTGCGCAATAGTTAACCCTGTATAACAATTCTTTCGATCCGCTGAAAGTTACGGCACGGTTTACAGCCTTAACATCAACAGCCCCAAGCGCCAGCAGTTCGGAAGCTAGCACTGGTTCAAGGCCATAAAGAGTTTTTGCAACAAGTTTCATAATTGAAGATTACCCTTTGTTACTGAGATCCCAGAATGGCATTATAAGCTTTCTTATCAGAAATAACCTTAAGAGCTTTTTCAATCAATTTATCGTTTTGATTTATTATCTGGAAATATTCGTTTGTCTGCCAGAGATTAGTGGCCACAAGTGCTTTCATAACGAGTTTCATTTCAGTCTCAGATTTCCTGAATTCCTCCTCATTGTATTTAATTCCCTCCGCTTCTCCTTTCTCTATCATTGCTTTCATTTCTTCGGGTGAAAACTCAAATTTCAACCTGAAATCCGCGAAAGTCTTATATCTGGCAGCAAGATCCTTTCTGTTCTTATCACAGTAGTCGAGGGTAAAGGTATTTATTACATTTCTTCCAAATAACCTGTTAAAGTAGGGTGTATTATATGAGGTATCAACCGATACGAATACGTCAGGCATAATTCCTCCTCCGCCGTAGACAACTCTCTTATTTACAAGTGTTATATATTTCAGGGAATCGGGAAAATGAATGCTGTCAGCTGAAATAAGCTCTCCGTCGGTATATCGCTTGTAAAAATTCTCCATGTATTTTTCATAACCATCCTTATAGGAGCTTTGAATCGATCGTCCGGTGGGTGTGTAATAACGTGCAATTGTCAGCCTGATCATTGAACCGTCGGTTAAGTAAAAACCATTCTGAACCAATCCTTTACCAAAAGTACGCCGG
Proteins encoded in this region:
- a CDS encoding class I SAM-dependent RNA methyltransferase, whose translation is MKLVAKTLYGLEPVLASELLALGAVDVKAVNRAVTFSGSKELLYRVNYCARTALSVLMPVGDFRIRSKDDLYKNSLKLDWDSYMGPDDTFSVVPVVNSLHFDHSGYAGLLLKDSVADYFRNKSGRRPSVDTNDPVILINLHISNDQVTVSIDSSVVPLFKRGYRVEQAVAPLNEVLAAGILLISGWNASSSLTDPMCGSGTIPIEAGLLACNIAPGRFRKYFGFQKWKDYDEELFDKLKKDCENEIRSSPVKIYASDISEHAILQTGNNLMKAGLRELVSLELADFKDVKSADSQGYVFLNPPYGQRLNPDELDSLYGMIGTTLKHSFQGNTAWLITSNRESLKKVGLKPAEKHTLFNGALECTLLKYEMYQGTKKSVKS